The following are encoded together in the Candidatus Methylomirabilis oxygeniifera genome:
- a CDS encoding protein of unknown function (Evidence 5 : No homology to any previously reported sequences) — protein MHMNFRQTESRESRKNEEALSRLEYDGGSHEGHFLGRYLRSLRSVEQEPDRRADLWRGVIIDE, from the coding sequence GTGCATATGAACTTTAGACAAACTGAGTCACGGGAGTCAAGAAAGAATGAGGAAGCTCTGAGTCGGTTGGAATACGATGGGGGGAGTCACGAGGGCCATTTTCTTGGAAGATATCTGCGCTCACTCAGGTCAGTAGAGCAAGAACCCGACCGTCGGGCCGATCTATGGAGGGGGGTAATAATAGATGAATAG